The DNA sequence GTCAGAACGGCTTGAACACCACCAGGGTGACGATGGCCGCGAACAGCAGCACCGACACCTCGTTGTAGACGCGGAACCAGACATGGCTGCGCCGGTTGGCGGCGTGCTCGAACTGGCGCAGCAGGCGCGCGTTGACGTGGTGGAAGCCGATCACGGCCACGACCAGCGCCAGCTTGGCGTGCAGCCAGCCGTTGCCGGGTCCGCGCCACACGCTGTAGCCCAGCCACAGCCACAGGCCGCTGGCGAGCGCGACCACCATCAGCAGCGTGGCGAAACGCTGCAGCTTGCGCGCCATCAGCAGCAGGCGCTCGCGCTCGGCGTGGCTGTCGGGCGCGACCATCGCCAGGTTGACCAGAATGCGGGGCAGGTAGAACAGCCCGGCAAACCAGCTGGCGATGAAGATGATGTGCAGGGTCTTGACCCCGAGATAGAGCGTGTCCATGGCGGCATGATAAGGACCGCCCGACCCGGGCGTGGCCGGCACATCGGTCGTGGGGGGATCAGCCCGCGGCGGCGTCCTTCACGCACTTCTTGACGAAGCTGTTCTTGGCGGCACCCGCCAGCTTCTTCTCGGCGGCCTTGGCGTCGCAGGCGGCTTGCGCGTCGCCACCGCCACCGCCACCGGCTTCGCGCTCGCATTTCTTCATGAAGCTGTTCTTGGCGGCACCTGCCAGCTTCTTTTCCCCGGCCTTGGCTTCGCAGGCGGCATTGGCGGCGTAGGCGGTGGAGGACAGGCTGGCCAGCGCCAGGGCAATCACGGTGATGAGCTTGTTCATGGGGCAGTTCCGTCCAGAGCAAAGTGGAGTTGAGCGAAGGGCCATTGTCCAACGCCATGGCCGGTCACGGCGTTGACGTTGACCCTGAAGCCGGGCTCGGAACTGGTTCAGAGGATGCGCCGCGGATGGGCCAGCGCCTCGTGCGCGGCGTGCAGGCGGCGCACCAGCACGCGGATGAAGGCCTCGTCGAACAGGTGGCGGGTCTGCGGGCTCAGCCGGGCCAGCGTTTCCGGGGTGAAGGAAATCGCGGTGGCGGACTCGGTGACGACGATGTCGGTGCTGTGGCGGCGCAGCTCCGGGTTGGGCGCGAGGTAGGCCATCTCGCCGACCGAGGTGCCGGCGCCGAGCTGCGCGACACGGCGGGCGTCGCGGTAGACCTCGACCGCGCCGCTGGCGATGATGTGGAAGGTGCGCCCCTCCTCGCCGCGGTTGTAGAGCGCATGGCCGACCGGAAAGCGCTGCCAGCGCGCCCGGTGCACGACCTCCCACAGCGCCACGTCGCCGAAGGCGGTGAAGAAGTCCAGCGTGCGCAGCAGCGTGAAGCGCTCCGAGTCGAGCACGCCCTGCGAGGTGCCGCGCGGCACGTGGTGCATGGTGATGAGCTGCGACAGCGCCTCGCCCACGGCGTCCCACGAGACATAGCGGTCGTCGGCGCGCTTGGCCAGGCAGCGCTGGATCACCTGGTCCAGCGCCGGCGTGACCCCCGTGCGCAGGCCCACCAGGCTCGGCGCCTGGAGGTGGCAGATCTGGTGCATCAGGCTGGCCTGGCTGGTCGCCTCGAACGGTGCACGCCCGGCGACCAGGTGGTAGAGCACGGCACCCAGCCCGTAGACATCGGCCCGTGCGTCCAGCTCGCTGCCATCGAGCTGTTCGGGCGACATGTAGGCCAGCGAGCCGACGCGGTGCACCTGCGTGGCATCCGAGGTCAGGTTGAGCGCGCTGCCGAAGTCGGTCAGCTTGATGTCGTGGATCTCGGTGCTGTGACCCTGCGTCAGGGTCAGGATGTTGGCGGGCTTGACGTCACGGTGGACGAGGCCCTGCCGGTAGCAGTAGCCCAGCGCCATCGCGCACTTGAAGCCGATTTCCACGATCTGCTCCAGCGGCAGCAGGTGGCCAGGCTGGCAGAAGGCGCGCAGCGTCGTGCCGGGCACGTACTCCATCACCACGTAGGGGGCGACCGGGTCGGGCACGGCGTCGAAGATCTCGACCACGTTGGGGTGGTGCAGCCGGCCCGCCAGCGCCGCCTCCGAGGCGAAGAAGCGCGAGAACATGTGGCCGTCGTTGGTGTCGCTCAGCACGCTGGCGCGCACCTGCTTGACCGCGACGGGGCGGTCGTTGAACTCGTCATGGCACAGGAAGACCTCGCTCGTCGTGCCTTCGCCGAGGCGACGGATGACGCGGTACTTGCCGATGCGCTGGGGCAGAACCGGTGCGGTGCAGTCGATCATGGGGGGTTCAGAGGGCAATCGCCGATCTTTTCACTCCCGGGCTGCCGGGGCAAGTGCGGATTGCGCGCCGACCTGCCCCGTAGAATCCCCGCATGATTCAAGCCAAAGAGCAACTCCTCGCCGCGCTCGGCGACGCGCTGGCCGAGATCGCGCCCGGTGCGGCGGTCGAGCCTGCCTTCGAGAACCCCAAGCAGGCCGCCCACGGCGACCTCGCCTGCACGCTGGCGATGCAGCTCGCCCGTCCGCTGAAGCAGAACCCGCGCGCGCTCGCGCAGGCGCTGATCGCGGCCCTGCAGGCCCGCCCCGCGGCGCAGCAGTGGGTCGAGTCGATGGAGATCGCCGGTCCCGGCTTCATCAACATCCGCCTCAAGCCCGCCGCCCGCCAGCAGGTGGTCGCGCAGGTGCTGGCCGAGGCCGGGCATTTCGGCGTGCGCCCGGACAATGGCCGCAAGGTGATGGTGGAGTTCGTCTCGGCCAACCCGACCGGCCCGCTGCACGTCGGCCACGGCCGGCAAGGCGCACTCGGCGACGCGCTGTGCAACCTCTACGCCACCCAGGGCTGGCAGGTCCACCGCGAGTTCTACTACAACGATGCCGGCGTGCAGATCGGCACCCTGGCCACCTCGACCCAGTGCCGCCTGAACGGCCTCAAGCCGGGCGACGCCGGCTGGCCCGAGTCGGCCTACAACGGCGAGTACATCGCCGACATCGCCGACGCCTTCCGCCAGCAGGCCACCGTCCGGGCCGACGACCGCGAATACACCGCCTCGGGCGATCCGGCCGACCTCGACAGCATCCGCCAGTTCGCCGTCGCCTACCTGCGCCACGAACAGGACCTGGACCTGCGGGCCTTCGGCGTGCGCTTCGACCACTACTACCTGGAGTCCGG is a window from the Sphaerotilus montanus genome containing:
- a CDS encoding serine/threonine protein kinase translates to MIDCTAPVLPQRIGKYRVIRRLGEGTTSEVFLCHDEFNDRPVAVKQVRASVLSDTNDGHMFSRFFASEAALAGRLHHPNVVEIFDAVPDPVAPYVVMEYVPGTTLRAFCQPGHLLPLEQIVEIGFKCAMALGYCYRQGLVHRDVKPANILTLTQGHSTEIHDIKLTDFGSALNLTSDATQVHRVGSLAYMSPEQLDGSELDARADVYGLGAVLYHLVAGRAPFEATSQASLMHQICHLQAPSLVGLRTGVTPALDQVIQRCLAKRADDRYVSWDAVGEALSQLITMHHVPRGTSQGVLDSERFTLLRTLDFFTAFGDVALWEVVHRARWQRFPVGHALYNRGEEGRTFHIIASGAVEVYRDARRVAQLGAGTSVGEMAYLAPNPELRRHSTDIVVTESATAISFTPETLARLSPQTRHLFDEAFIRVLVRRLHAAHEALAHPRRIL
- a CDS encoding CopD family protein, whose protein sequence is MDTLYLGVKTLHIIFIASWFAGLFYLPRILVNLAMVAPDSHAERERLLLMARKLQRFATLLMVVALASGLWLWLGYSVWRGPGNGWLHAKLALVVAVIGFHHVNARLLRQFEHAANRRSHVWFRVYNEVSVLLFAAIVTLVVFKPF